The following proteins come from a genomic window of Malus sylvestris chromosome 4, drMalSylv7.2, whole genome shotgun sequence:
- the LOC126618792 gene encoding bifunctional adenosine 5'-phosphosulfate phosphorylase/adenylylsulfatase HINT4-like, whose amino-acid sequence MAAVAAAASPCIFCQIAGKSTSTTLLHTDEKVVAFQDINPAAVRHYLVIPVDHIPTVKDLQRRPEDYSLVSHMLEVGKTLIQRDAPQCHQYRFGFHQPPFNSVNHLHLHCFALPYTPRWKCIKYLSVGSIGFVEAEKLLGKIKPLPPVISKV is encoded by the exons ATGGCGGCAGTAGCAGCCGCAGCTTCACCGTGCATCTTCTGCCAGATCGCCGGAAAATCCACCTCGACCACTCTCCTCCACACT GATGAAAAGGTCGTTGCTTTTCAAGACATCAACCCTGCCGCTGTAAG GCATTACTTGGTTATTCCTGTGGATCACATTCCAACTGTTAAGGATCTTCAGAGGAGACCTGAAGACTACTCTTTGG TAAGTCACATGTTAGAAGTGGGGAAAACGCTAATACAACGAGATGCACCGCAATGCCATCAGTACAG ATTTGGATTTCATCAGCCTCCATTCAACTCCGTTAACCATCTTCACCTACATTGTTTTGCACTACCCTACACACCCAG ATGGAAGTGTATAAAGTATTTGTCTGTGGGATCAATTGGATTTGTTGAAGCTGAAAAGCTGTTGGGCAAGATCAAGCCTTTGCCACCAGTTATTTCAAAAGTTTGA
- the LOC126618086 gene encoding uncharacterized protein LOC126618086, producing the protein MGDIRRRSLAMQMTQYQASHATADAKMNAEEAEFANSLIQYQHHAESSHHGFVMGCSFMQRDREECHDRMMKDYFIELVHYNYYFARKIDVVGRQRLSLYQKLTYAFRMLANGCSANSIEEYCQLVKSTAIKNLKRFCKTIEAIYGATYLSKPNREDLNRFLRKADKRGFTGMIGSLNCMHWEGKNCPTVWAGQFKGRHNKPTIVLKVVASYDTWIWHAFFDAPGSNNDINVLWSSPLFEDVVNGWAPE; encoded by the exons atgggTGATATAAGAAGGCGTAGCTTGGCAATGCAGATGACACAATACCAAGCAAGCCATGCAACTGCCGATGCAAAAATGAACGCAGAAGAAGCTGAATTTGCAAACTCGCTTATTCAATATCAGCACCATGCCGAATCTAGCCATCATGGTTTTGTCATGGGGTGTTCATTTATGCAGCGTGATAGAGAAGAATGTCATGATCGGATGATGAAAGATTATTTCATCGAAC TTGTCCATTATAACTACTACTTTGCAAGGAAGATAGATGTCGTAGGCCGACAACGCCTATCACTTTATCAGAAGCTCACATATGCATTTCGGATGCTAGCTAATGGGTGCTCTGCAAACTCAATCGAAGAGTATTGCCAACTTGTGAAAAGTACTGCTATTAAGAACCTGAAGCGTTTCTGTAAGACAATTGAAGCCATATATGGAGCCACATACCTCAGCAAGCCAAATCGTGAAGACTTGAATCGGTTTCTACGCAAGGCAGACAAAAGAGGCTTTACTGGCATGATAGGAAGTCTCAATTGTATGCATTGGGAGGGGAAGAATTGTCCTACTGTTTGGGCCGGCCAATTCAAGGGCCGTCACAACAAGCCAACCATTGTGCTCAAGGTTGTGGCGTCttatgacacatggatctggcaTGCATTCTTCGATGCTCCTGGATCAAACAATGATATCAACGTTCTTTGGTCTTCTCCTCTGTTCGAAGATGTTGTCAATGGATGGGCACCAGAATGA